The Actinomadura graeca nucleotide sequence GACCTGCGCCGGGGGCAGGTGCGCCAGCAAGGAGCGGCCGCTCGCGGTGAGCTGGGCGGGCAGGCGGACGCCCACGTCGGTGACGAGGGTGGCGTGCCGGGGCGGCTGCTCCTTCAGCAGGTAGAGGATCTCCGGCCCGTGCAGGACGCCCAGTTGCGCGATCTCTCCGACGCGGTCCACGAGGCGGCGGAGCAGGGGGCGGGCGAGGCGTTCGAGGGGTTCATGGCGCAGGTAGGCGGAGCCGACCTCGAACGCGGCGACGCCGAGGCCCCACCGCCGCTCCTCGGGGAGGTAGGCGACGAAGCCGTCCGCGGCCATCGCGGTCAACAGGTGGTAGGTGCTGGAACGCGGCAGGGCCAGGGAGCGGGCTATCGCGGACGCGGGCAGCGGGCCCGCGGCCCCGGCCAGGAGGCGCAGGACGGCGAGGGCCCGCCGCGCCGCGGGGACCTGGCTCATGCGCCCATTGTCTCGTATGTGAGACAGAGGTCGCCGGACGGCCCTGCCTTCCGCGCCGTCCCGCCGACGATAGTGGGGGTATGGGTTTCGTCATGGGGGGCACAGATGTCCGCGTCGGGCCGGATCCGCTGACGTTCGCGCAGGTCGCAGCGGTCGCGCGGGACGGCGCGCAGATCTCGCTGACCGACGAGGCGCTGAAGCTGATCGCCGCTTCGCGTGCGCATATCGAGGAACTGTCGGCCCGTCCCACACCCGTCTACGGGGTCTCGACCGGGTTCGGGGCACTGGCGACCCGGCACATCCCGCCCGGGTTGCGGGCCCAGCTCCAGCTGAACATCGTCCGGTCGCACGCGGCGGGGTCGGGGCCGGAGGTCGAGCGCGAGGTCGTCCGGGCGCTGATGCTGCTCAGGCTGCGGACGCTCGCCACCGGCCGGACGGGTGTCCAGCCCGTCACCGCACAGACCATGGCCGCGCTGCTCAACGCCGGCATCACGCCCCAGGTGTTCGAGTACGGGAGCCTCGGCTGCTCCGGGGACCTCGCCCCCCTCGCGCACGTCGCGCTGGCGCTGATCGGGGAGGGGTCGGTCAGGGACGCCCGAGGCGCGCTGGTGCCCGCGGCCGACGCGCTGGCCGCGGCCGGGATCGAGCCGGTGACGCTCGGCGCCAAGGAAGGCCTCGCCCTGCTCAACGGGACGGACGGCATGCTCGGCATGCTCGTCCTCGCCATCGGCGACCTGCACCGGCTGCTGACCGCCGCCGACGTCGCGGCGGCCATGACCGTCGAGGCGCTGCTCGGCACCGACCGGGTGTTCGCCGCCGACCTGCAGGAGCTGCGGCCGCATCCGGGGCAGGCCGCGTCCGCGGCGAACCTGCGGGCGCTGCTCGCCGGGTCGCAGATCATGGAGTCGCACCGGGGGCCCGACTGCACCCGCGTCCAGGACGCGTACTCGCTGCGCTGCGCCCCCCAGGTGAACGGCGCCGCGCGGGACACCCTGGTCCACGCCGAGCTGGTCGCCGGACGGGAGCTGGCGTCCGCCGTCGACAACCCCGTCGTCCTGCCGGACGGGCGGGTGGAGTCCAACGGCAACTTCCACGGCGCCCCGGTCGCCTACGTCCTGGACTTCCTGGCGGTCCCGGCGGCCGACGTCGCGTCGATGTCCGAGCGGCGCACCGACCGGATGCTCGACAAGGGCCGCTCGTACGGGCTGCCCGCCTTCCTCGCCGACGACCCCGGCGTCGACTCCGGGCACATGATCGCCCAGTACACGCAGGCGTCGATCGTCTCCGAGCTGAAGCGGCTCGCCGTCCCCGCGAGCGCCGACTCCATCCCCAGCTCGGCCATGCAGGAGGACCACGTGTCCATGGGGTGGAACGCGGCCCGCAAGCTCCGCAGGGCGGTGGACGGGCTGACCCAGGTGGTCGCCATCGAGATCCTCACCGCCGCGCGGGCCCTGGACCTGCGCTTCCCGCTGCGTCCCGGGCCGGCGACCGCCGCGGTCGTCGCGCGGCTGCGGGAGGCCGTCCCGCCGCCCGGGCCGGACCGCCACCTCGCCCCCGAGATCGCCGCCGCCACCGCGCTCGTCCGGGACGGCTCGCTCACCGCCGCCGCCGAGGCCGTCACCGGCCCCCTCTCCTAAGGAGCCCGCAATGTCCGGTCCCCGTCCCGTCCGCGCGCCGCGCGGCACCTCCCTGACCGCCAAGGGCTGGCCGCAGGAGGCCGCCCTGCGCATGATCCAGAACAATCTCGACCCGGAGGTCGCCGAGCACCCCGACGAGCTGGTCGTCTACGGCGGGTCGGGGAAGGCCGCCCGCAGCTGGGACGCCTTCGACGGCATCGTCGGGTCCCTCGCCGACCTGGAGGGCGACGAGACGCTGCTCGTCCAGTCGGGCAAGCCGGTCGGGATCTTCCGGACGCACGAGTGGGCGCCCCGGGTGCTGATCGCCAACTCCAACCTGGTGCCGCAGTGGGCGACCTGGGAGGAGTTCCGCCGCCTCGAATCGCTCGGCCTCACGATGTTCGGGCAGATGACCGCCGGGTCGTGGATCTACATCGGCACGCAGGGCATCCTCCAGGGGACCTACGAGACGTTCGCCGCGGTCGCCGGGAAGCGGTTCGGCGGCTCGCTCGCCGGGACGGTCACGCTGACCGCCGGGCTGGGCGGGATGGGCGGCGCGCAGCCGCTCGCCGTCACGATGAACGGCGGCGTGGCGATCTGCGTCGAGTGCGACCCGTCCCGCATCGAGCGGCGCGTCGCGCACCGGTACTGCGACGTGCGGGCCGGTTCGCTGGACGAGGCGCTCCGGCTCGCCGAGGAGGCCAGGGCGCGGCGGCGGCCCTTGTCGATCGCCGTGCTCGGCAACGCCGCCGCCGTCGTCCCGGAGCTGCTGCGGCGCGGCGCGCCCATCGACGTCGTCACCGACCAGACCAGCGCCCACGACCCGCTGATGTACCTGCCGGAGGACGTCGCGTTCGAGGACATGGCCGCCGAGCGCGACAAGGACCCCGCGGGGTTCACCGCCCGCGCCCGCGCGTCGATGGCCGCGCACGTCGAGGCGATGGTCGGCTTCCAGGACGCGGGCGCCGAGGTGTTCGACTACGGCAATTCCATCCGCGGGGAGGCGCAGGTCGCCGGGTACGCGCGGGCGTTCGACTTCCCCGGGTTCGTGCCCGCCTACATCCGGCCGCTGTTCTGCGAGGGCAAGGGCCCGTTCCGCTGGGCGGCGTTGTCGGGCGACCCGCGGGACATCGCCCGCACCGACCGGGCCGTCCTCGACCTGTTCCCCGACAACGAGCCCCTGACCCGGTGGATCAGGATGGCGGGGGAGCGGGTCCACTTCCAGGGCCTGCCGTCCCGGATCTGCTGGCTCGGCTACGGCGAGCGCGACCGGGCCGGGGAGCTGTTCAACGACCTCGTGGCGCGCGGCGAGATCAGCGCGCCGATCGTGCTCGGCCGCGACCACCTCGACTGCGGCTCGGTCGCCAGCCCCTACCGCGAGACCGAGGGCATGGCGGACGGCTCGGACGCCATCGCCGACTGGCCGCTGCTGAACGCCATGCTCAACACCGCGTCCGGCGCCACGTGGGTGTCCATCCACCACGGCGGCGGCGTCGGCATCGGGCGGTCCGTCCACGCGGGCCAGGTCTGCGTCGCCGACGGGACGCCGCTCGCCGCCGAGAAGCTCCGGCGCGTCCTCACCAACGACCCCGGCACCGGCGTGATGCGGCACGTCGACGCGGGCTACGACCGCGCCGCCGAGGTCGCCGACGAGCGCGGCGTCCGGGTGCCCATGCGCGCCTCCGGCGGGCCGTCGCCCGCCGGCGGGGGGACGGCGTGAGCTTCGAGGAGATGTGGGCGGCGCTGCTGCCCGTCGGGCGGGACGGGGCGACCGGCGGCTACCACCGGTTCGCGTGGACGCCGCCGGAGCTTGAGTGCCGCGCCTGGTTCGCCGACGAGGCGCGCCGCCGCGGCCTGCCCGTCGAGCACGACACCAACGGCAACATGGTCGCCTGGTGGTACCCGGACGGCGGGGGACGCGGCGATGCCGTCCTGACCGGCAGCCACCTGGACTCGGTGCCCGGCGGCGGCGCGTTCGACGGGCCGCTCGGCGTCGTCTCGGCGTTCGCGGCCGTGGACCTGCTGCGCGAGCGGGGCGCGCGGCTCCGCAGGCCCATCGGGATCGCGGCCTTCGCGGAGGAGGAGGGCGCGCGGTTCGGGGTCGCGTGCCTCGGGTCGCGGCTGCTGACCGGGGCGATCGACCCGGTGCGGGCGCGGGCGCTCACCGACGCCGACGGGCGCACCTTCGCCGAGGTCATGCACAACGCCGGGCTCGACCCGCAGGCCATCGGCCCCGACGAGGACCTCCTCGGACGCGTCGGCTGCCACGTCGAGCTCCACGTCGAGCAGGGGCGGGCGCTGCGCGGGCCGGTGGGGGTGGCTAGCGCGATCGTCCCGCACGGCCGGTGGCGGTTCGACTTCCACGGCGAGGGCAACCACGCCGGGACGACCCTGCTCGGCGACCGGCGCGACCCGATGCTGCCGTTCGCCGGGATGGTCCTCGCCGCGCGCGAGGCCGCCCGGCGCAACGGCACCGTCGCGACCGTCGGGAAGGTCAGGGTCGAGCCGGGCGGGGTAAACGCCATCGCCTCGTCCGTCACCGCCTGGCTGGACGCCCGCGGCCCCGCCGACGACGCCGTCCGGCGGACGGTCGCGGAGGTCGACGAGGCCGCGCGGGCCGCCGCCCGCGCCCACCGGGTCGGCGTGGACCTCGCCGAGGAGTCCTA carries:
- a CDS encoding allantoate amidohydrolase produces the protein MSFEEMWAALLPVGRDGATGGYHRFAWTPPELECRAWFADEARRRGLPVEHDTNGNMVAWWYPDGGGRGDAVLTGSHLDSVPGGGAFDGPLGVVSAFAAVDLLRERGARLRRPIGIAAFAEEEGARFGVACLGSRLLTGAIDPVRARALTDADGRTFAEVMHNAGLDPQAIGPDEDLLGRVGCHVELHVEQGRALRGPVGVASAIVPHGRWRFDFHGEGNHAGTTLLGDRRDPMLPFAGMVLAAREAARRNGTVATVGKVRVEPGGVNAIASSVTAWLDARGPADDAVRRTVAEVDEAARAAARAHRVGVDLAEESYTEIVDLDLALRDRVRDAAEGVLDGGVPVLPTGAGHDAGILSARVPAAMLFVRNPTGISHAPAESAETADCLAGVEALTGVLADLACG
- the hutH gene encoding histidine ammonia-lyase, whose translation is MGGTDVRVGPDPLTFAQVAAVARDGAQISLTDEALKLIAASRAHIEELSARPTPVYGVSTGFGALATRHIPPGLRAQLQLNIVRSHAAGSGPEVEREVVRALMLLRLRTLATGRTGVQPVTAQTMAALLNAGITPQVFEYGSLGCSGDLAPLAHVALALIGEGSVRDARGALVPAADALAAAGIEPVTLGAKEGLALLNGTDGMLGMLVLAIGDLHRLLTAADVAAAMTVEALLGTDRVFAADLQELRPHPGQAASAANLRALLAGSQIMESHRGPDCTRVQDAYSLRCAPQVNGAARDTLVHAELVAGRELASAVDNPVVLPDGRVESNGNFHGAPVAYVLDFLAVPAADVASMSERRTDRMLDKGRSYGLPAFLADDPGVDSGHMIAQYTQASIVSELKRLAVPASADSIPSSAMQEDHVSMGWNAARKLRRAVDGLTQVVAIEILTAARALDLRFPLRPGPATAAVVARLREAVPPPGPDRHLAPEIAAATALVRDGSLTAAAEAVTGPLS
- the hutU gene encoding urocanate hydratase, which translates into the protein MSGPRPVRAPRGTSLTAKGWPQEAALRMIQNNLDPEVAEHPDELVVYGGSGKAARSWDAFDGIVGSLADLEGDETLLVQSGKPVGIFRTHEWAPRVLIANSNLVPQWATWEEFRRLESLGLTMFGQMTAGSWIYIGTQGILQGTYETFAAVAGKRFGGSLAGTVTLTAGLGGMGGAQPLAVTMNGGVAICVECDPSRIERRVAHRYCDVRAGSLDEALRLAEEARARRRPLSIAVLGNAAAVVPELLRRGAPIDVVTDQTSAHDPLMYLPEDVAFEDMAAERDKDPAGFTARARASMAAHVEAMVGFQDAGAEVFDYGNSIRGEAQVAGYARAFDFPGFVPAYIRPLFCEGKGPFRWAALSGDPRDIARTDRAVLDLFPDNEPLTRWIRMAGERVHFQGLPSRICWLGYGERDRAGELFNDLVARGEISAPIVLGRDHLDCGSVASPYRETEGMADGSDAIADWPLLNAMLNTASGATWVSIHHGGGVGIGRSVHAGQVCVADGTPLAAEKLRRVLTNDPGTGVMRHVDAGYDRAAEVADERGVRVPMRASGGPSPAGGGTA
- a CDS encoding IclR family transcriptional regulator; this encodes MSQVPAARRALAVLRLLAGAAGPLPASAIARSLALPRSSTYHLLTAMAADGFVAYLPEERRWGLGVAAFEVGSAYLRHEPLERLARPLLRRLVDRVGEIAQLGVLHGPEILYLLKEQPPRHATLVTDVGVRLPAQLTASGRSLLAHLPPAQVRALFPGPFVDRTGRGPATLRDLRRVLADDARRGWSAEDGHVTAGFASIAACAFDHTGHPTAAVTVTFRREDRPPDTWPALAAPVRETARALTTRLTGRPPSES